From the Paenibacillus sp. MMS20-IR301 genome, the window CGATCGTCTCGAACAGCCCTTCATTGATCGCCTGCTGCGCATAATAGTCAGACAAGTAGACTACATCCACATCGGAGCTGCCCTGGCGGATTTTGTTCAGGCGCTCAGCGTTGTTGCCGATCTCAACGACGATTTTGACATTATGTTCTTTCTCAAACGGGGCATACACCGATTCCTTGAAGAAATCCTCCGAGAACCCCCAGGTTGAAACTACCAGTTCCGCCGGTGCACCCGAAGCTGTCGCTTCCGGTGCTGCCGCATTGTCCGTGCCGGCGCCGTTTGTCGCAGCGTTATTATTACTGCCGCAAGCGGCAAGCAGAGAAGTTAAAGCAAGAGCAAGACCTGTAGTCATTAGTTTTTTCATTAGTAAATAACCTCCCAAATGTAATTAAATATGCGGTACAATTCCAGCGGTCATCCTATACATACGGCATGTTCTGTAGGTCTTCCATTAAGCAATCGGCAGCAGACAACGGATCAGCAGCACCCCCTGTTGGTAATAAAATCTGTGTTTTCCTTATTTTTTCACAAAAAAAAGAAAAGCATTCTTGTAGGAACAAGAACACTTTTCTTTGTATAAACAAAGGAAAGAGCTACCCCGTTATAAAAGGTCGGTCTTCGCTTAAGATAGATCAAAAGCAAAAATCCGCAAAATTCAATTTGAACCCCGTCATTCCCCGGCCCATATCATATTGGTAAAAGCCCATCCGGTGGGTGCATCATAATCTCTCAGCAGAACTTCAATCGTTAAGCCCATTTCTGCTTCGAGCCGTTCCCGGAATCTCTTCTTGAACAGCAGCGACATCCGGAAGTCCACTTCCTGCTTAAGCTCCGGCGCTTCCCCTTCGAGGGCAGTCGACCGTGGAGATCTGCGGTGCTTGGCGTGAAAGGTAATGACCCGCTGATCGACAGTAACGCGGAGCAGGGTCGTCCCGAAACCAAACAATTCCTTGGAGATCTCATTGTAGATCTGGCACATCTTCTTCTTCTGCTCGCTGTTCTCCAGTTCTGCCATGAAACCACCTTCGGCAACAGAATATCGTACAATCACATCGATAATAATTGCTATTATACATAATTATAGATTTTTCGGCAAGAAAAAAGCTGAATATAACATCAAAGTAACGCCAAACACGAACAATACCTGGTTAACAGCTATATATGTGTACGGGAACACTCCTGTTTCATGCGGGATGCTTTACTTGAATAGCATTGCAGCAGTTTGCCGCCGGACCAGCGTTCCAGCTTCGTTCTATTTAGAGTGAATTTCAGAATTTAACTGGCTGCATGGGCGAAACTCTTGAGCAGCAAGGGTTTTACACAGCGGCTGGCCATTATTCTTAAGTTCAGCTGATATAACTGTATTTCGTACAACTAAAGCAACCATTTATTGCGCTGAGGGAGTTTTAATTGCAGTTTATACAGTTAAAAACCCCCATATTCCGCAAAATAGGAGCTATCGCTGATTTTAGTTGTACAGAATACAGTTAACCCGGGAATCCGGTATTTCTGTCGTTCTTTAGTTGCAGTAAATACAATTAGCTGCTATGGGGTGCCCATGATTTACTCTATATAGACTGGCAAGCGCTGACTTAAGCTGAATAGACATGTTCAAGTAGTACAATCTATCAGTAGAATATATTTCGACTCAGTCGCGGCTCTCGAAGAATAAAGTTCAGCCTGTTTACAGTTAACCTGCTTAATTCAAGATCCGTCCCGAAACTAAAAAACCAAGAAATAACGGCAAAGGAACTATAGCTACTAGAGTTGCTATGTCAGCTGCTGCTACATCTGGCTACGTCTGCTAATGCTACGTCTGCTTCATCTGCTGCTGCTTCATTTGGCACATCTGGCTGCGTCTGCTTGTGCTCCCCTTTGCCGCATCCCTAATTATTCACATGCTGCAGTTTTCTATACAGCAATAAGGGAAGCCAAGGTATCCCCCGCTTCCCCCTTCCCTATGATCTGCTTGCTGTTTATTATTAAGCCTTC encodes:
- a CDS encoding DUF2294 domain-containing protein; translated protein: MAELENSEQKKKMCQIYNEISKELFGFGTTLLRVTVDQRVITFHAKHRRSPRSTALEGEAPELKQEVDFRMSLLFKKRFRERLEAEMGLTIEVLLRDYDAPTGWAFTNMIWAGE